A single window of Candidatus Alcyoniella australis DNA harbors:
- a CDS encoding ABC transporter ATP-binding protein: MNVVSAHGLVKRFGEFIAVDDVSLEIEQGTVFGFLGPNGAGKTTTIRLLCGLLRPDGGAATVLGFDLAKQTDKIKERIGYMSQRFSLYGDLTVRQNLEFYAGIYQIPRARRRARLDYALQIADLQHEQHRLASQLPGGVRQRLALGAAILHEPQIVFLDEPTAGVDPANRRMFWDLIDQLRREGTTVFVTTHYMDEAENCGRLVLIYSGRKIAEASPRELVQRELAGTMFEVRSVEPAAAVGALSGASGVQAAQIYGRNARVLCDEGRCAQSDLERLLAAAGLEAAQVRPTRATLEDAFITLIEREDRRIAAQGGRTR; encoded by the coding sequence ATGAACGTGGTCTCGGCCCACGGTCTGGTCAAGCGCTTCGGCGAATTCATTGCGGTGGACGACGTGTCGCTCGAGATCGAGCAGGGCACGGTCTTTGGTTTTCTGGGCCCAAACGGCGCGGGCAAGACCACCACGATCCGCCTGCTGTGCGGCCTGCTGCGGCCCGACGGCGGCGCGGCCACGGTGCTGGGTTTCGATCTGGCCAAGCAGACCGACAAGATCAAGGAGCGCATCGGCTACATGAGCCAGCGTTTCTCGCTCTACGGCGACCTGACCGTGCGTCAGAACCTCGAGTTCTACGCCGGGATCTACCAGATCCCGCGCGCCCGGCGGCGTGCGCGCCTGGATTACGCGCTGCAGATCGCGGACCTGCAACACGAGCAACATCGGCTGGCCTCGCAGCTCCCCGGCGGAGTGCGCCAGCGCCTGGCTCTGGGCGCGGCGATTTTGCACGAGCCACAAATCGTGTTTCTCGACGAGCCGACAGCGGGAGTCGATCCGGCCAACCGCCGGATGTTCTGGGACCTGATCGATCAGCTGCGGCGCGAGGGAACCACGGTTTTTGTCACCACCCACTACATGGACGAGGCCGAGAACTGCGGTCGGCTGGTGCTGATCTACTCCGGTCGCAAGATCGCCGAGGCCTCGCCGCGCGAGCTGGTCCAGCGGGAGCTGGCCGGTACGATGTTCGAGGTCCGCAGCGTTGAACCGGCCGCCGCGGTCGGCGCTTTGAGCGGCGCTTCGGGCGTGCAGGCCGCGCAGATCTACGGCCGCAACGCCCGCGTGCTGTGCGACGAGGGCCGCTGCGCTCAGTCCGACCTCGAGCGTCTGCTGGCCGCCGCGGGTCTGGAAGCGGCGCAAGTCCGGCCGACGCGCGCCACCCTCGAGGATGCGTTCATCACCCTGATCGAGCGCGAGGACCGGCGCATCGCGGCCCAGGGAGGGCGCACCCGATGA
- a CDS encoding TolC family protein has product MIGRRIIAVAALALLLAAPAASRADEPWTLDRAIDYALVNNPDLAVYAADVRTAEQVSKQVFGNYLPQLALEGGYQYLGNVPTITVKIKLPEDLPIDLDIPPMKMEMGSHDNYQAQFKLDQLLFGSGRVFYGHRAARSQVDGRQAQYRTAQLKVAQLTAEAFLGLLITGENLDARQQALDAAQQHLDQVTNRHEAGAASRYELLRAQVEVNNLEPQVHEAQEMLDLAQSGFRRALGLPEDASVLVAGSLQTDVAPLSEESALQSALVNRPEFELIDAGVRAYEDLARSRRAQMLPALMFSGSYGYSKPYYFDKEGDLNWSVGLGLRVPIFDGLRSWHEAGESRAQAHSLRMARTRLRADVDNELRSAELSRREAELRVRSTSRTVETAESMVQIAEQSYTAGALTSLDVIDAQLALTNARLLHLKALYDYRLSQVRLAAAGGDLEMIRRLSQ; this is encoded by the coding sequence ATGATCGGCAGACGGATTATTGCGGTTGCGGCCCTGGCGTTGCTGCTTGCCGCGCCCGCCGCGTCCCGGGCCGACGAGCCCTGGACCCTTGATCGCGCAATCGACTACGCCCTGGTCAACAACCCGGATTTGGCGGTCTACGCCGCCGACGTGAGGACCGCCGAGCAGGTAAGCAAGCAGGTCTTCGGCAACTACCTGCCGCAGCTTGCGTTGGAGGGCGGGTACCAGTATCTGGGCAACGTGCCCACGATCACCGTCAAGATCAAGCTGCCCGAGGACTTGCCGATCGACCTGGACATCCCGCCGATGAAAATGGAGATGGGCTCCCACGACAACTACCAGGCGCAGTTCAAGCTCGACCAGCTGCTGTTCGGTTCGGGCCGGGTCTTCTATGGCCACCGCGCGGCGCGCTCGCAGGTGGACGGCCGCCAGGCGCAGTACCGCACTGCGCAGCTCAAGGTCGCCCAGCTCACGGCCGAGGCGTTTCTGGGCCTGCTGATTACCGGCGAGAACCTCGACGCGCGGCAACAGGCTTTGGACGCGGCGCAGCAGCACCTGGATCAGGTGACCAACCGTCACGAGGCCGGGGCTGCATCGCGCTACGAGCTGCTGCGCGCCCAGGTCGAGGTCAACAACCTTGAGCCGCAAGTGCACGAGGCGCAGGAGATGCTCGATCTGGCCCAGTCCGGGTTCCGCCGGGCGCTGGGGTTGCCCGAGGATGCGTCGGTGCTGGTCGCGGGTAGTTTGCAGACCGACGTCGCGCCGCTGTCCGAGGAATCGGCGCTGCAATCGGCGCTGGTCAACCGTCCAGAGTTCGAGCTGATCGACGCCGGAGTGCGCGCCTACGAGGACCTGGCTCGCAGCCGACGCGCGCAAATGCTGCCCGCGCTGATGTTCAGCGGCAGCTACGGCTATTCCAAGCCCTACTACTTCGACAAAGAGGGCGACCTGAACTGGAGCGTGGGCCTGGGGCTGCGCGTGCCGATCTTCGACGGGCTGCGCTCCTGGCACGAGGCGGGCGAGAGCCGCGCCCAGGCGCATTCGCTGCGCATGGCCCGCACCCGGCTGCGCGCGGACGTCGATAACGAGCTGCGCAGCGCGGAGCTGAGCAGGCGCGAGGCCGAGCTGCGCGTGCGCAGTACGTCGCGAACCGTCGAGACCGCGGAGAGCATGGTGCAGATCGCGGAGCAGAGCTACACCGCGGGCGCGCTGACCAGCCTGGACGTGATCGACGCCCAACTGGCGCTGACCAACGCGCGGCTGTTGCATCTAAAGGCGCTGTACGACTATCGCCTCTCGCAGGTCCGGCTGGCCGCTGCCGGCGGCGACCTGGAGATGATCAGGAGGCTGTCACAATGA
- a CDS encoding ABC transporter ATP-binding protein, with product MALLEVRDLARSFGPIKAVDGADLSVEPGEIFGLVGPDGAGKSTTLRMICGLLDPDRGALSVDGIDVAAQPEQVRDRLGYMPQQYSLYADLTVRENLEFFADMYFVPRDVRRKRLARLYEFSRLEPYADRPAGKLSGGMYKKLALSCNMIHTPKLLLLDEPTNGVDPLSRRELWEILYSFAAQGVAIVVSTPYMDEAERCHRVALMHQGRMLAVDAPQAILERFGDELYELERTSEVRALLASLPEVLRVYPAGDALKVVLAAGTGEGPIRKALESAGIEARALRLTLPNFEDVFLARVESGQ from the coding sequence GTGGCGCTGCTCGAAGTCCGCGACCTAGCCCGCAGCTTCGGCCCGATCAAGGCCGTTGACGGCGCGGACCTCAGCGTGGAGCCGGGCGAGATCTTCGGCCTGGTCGGACCCGACGGCGCGGGCAAGAGCACGACCCTGCGCATGATCTGCGGGCTGCTCGACCCGGATCGCGGCGCGCTGAGCGTGGACGGCATCGACGTGGCCGCGCAGCCCGAGCAGGTGCGCGACCGTCTGGGCTACATGCCCCAGCAGTACAGCCTTTACGCCGATCTGACCGTGCGCGAGAACCTCGAGTTCTTCGCCGACATGTACTTCGTGCCGCGCGACGTGCGGCGCAAGCGCCTGGCGCGGCTCTACGAGTTCTCACGCCTCGAGCCCTACGCCGACCGTCCGGCGGGCAAGCTCTCGGGCGGGATGTACAAGAAGCTCGCCCTGTCGTGCAACATGATCCACACTCCCAAATTGTTGCTGCTCGACGAGCCGACCAACGGCGTGGACCCGCTGTCGCGGCGCGAGCTGTGGGAGATCCTCTACAGTTTCGCGGCCCAGGGCGTGGCGATCGTGGTCAGCACGCCGTACATGGACGAGGCCGAGCGCTGCCACCGCGTGGCGCTGATGCACCAGGGCCGGATGCTGGCCGTGGACGCGCCGCAGGCGATTCTGGAGCGTTTCGGCGACGAGCTGTACGAGCTCGAGCGCACGAGCGAGGTGCGTGCGTTGCTTGCCTCGCTGCCGGAGGTGCTGCGGGTCTATCCCGCGGGCGACGCGCTCAAGGTGGTGCTCGCCGCGGGAACCGGCGAGGGGCCGATCCGCAAAGCCCTCGAGTCGGCCGGGATTGAGGCGCGCGCCCTGCGTCTCACTTTACCGAACTTCGAGGACGTGTTCTTGGCGCGGGTGGAGTCCGGACAATGA
- a CDS encoding efflux RND transporter periplasmic adaptor subunit, whose translation MKRLIPLILVLALAGYFGYRSWERAREAETNDLYYGTVEADEVLVSSMVPGQILELYAEEGRGVDQGQTLIVLDDKLLRAQLAQGNATVQATGSQVGVVNAGLRGVNTEVQRVRKLVESGSATQMQLDALEAQRDTLLAQRRAVGSQVSATTAAVEVIQTQLSYTTIEAPISGTVLRLHVDRGETVFTGSSLMALADLSKMKINVYVPEPLLGKIKLGERVEVFNDSQPDQPLYGSVARIADSAEFTPKNVQTRDERVRLVYKVRIEIDNPGGVLKIGMPVDVRFLGE comes from the coding sequence ATGAAACGCTTGATCCCGTTGATCCTGGTGCTGGCACTGGCCGGCTACTTCGGCTACCGCTCGTGGGAGCGCGCGCGCGAGGCTGAGACCAACGACCTGTACTACGGCACGGTGGAGGCCGACGAGGTGCTGGTCAGTTCGATGGTCCCCGGCCAGATCCTTGAGCTCTACGCCGAGGAGGGGCGCGGCGTGGACCAGGGGCAGACCCTGATCGTGCTCGACGACAAACTGCTGCGCGCCCAACTGGCACAGGGCAATGCCACGGTACAGGCCACCGGCTCCCAGGTCGGCGTGGTCAACGCCGGGCTGCGCGGCGTCAACACCGAGGTCCAGCGCGTGCGCAAGCTGGTCGAGTCCGGCTCGGCCACGCAGATGCAGCTCGATGCCCTCGAGGCTCAGCGCGACACGCTGCTGGCCCAGCGCCGGGCCGTGGGCTCGCAGGTCAGCGCGACAACGGCCGCGGTGGAGGTGATCCAGACCCAGCTGAGCTACACCACGATCGAGGCGCCGATTTCGGGCACGGTGCTGCGGCTGCACGTGGATCGCGGCGAGACCGTGTTTACCGGATCGTCGCTGATGGCGCTGGCCGACCTCTCAAAGATGAAGATCAACGTCTACGTGCCCGAGCCGCTGCTGGGTAAGATCAAGCTCGGCGAGCGCGTGGAGGTTTTCAACGACTCGCAGCCCGACCAACCGCTCTACGGCAGCGTGGCGCGGATCGCGGACAGCGCGGAGTTCACGCCCAAGAACGTGCAGACCCGCGACGAGCGCGTGCGCCTGGTCTACAAGGTCCGCATCGAGATCGACAATCCCGGCGGCGTGCTCAAAATTGGCATGCCGGTGGACGTGCGGTTTCTAGGGGAGTAG
- a CDS encoding ABC transporter permease, with amino-acid sequence MRSRIPAVARKETLHVMRDWRTLAMAFALPMAMILLFGYGISFDIRDVKLAVADEDCTSLSRELVQSFSSSGYFKITATPTNAAELNAVLESNRAQVALAIPEGFARELEAGRGQTIQLLVDGAESNTANIASSYVEAIVNQFNTELILELMQRRGVRNQAVPPMAAQVRVWFNPLVDSATTIVPGLIAVIIIMISSMLTSLTIVREREQGSLESLFATPVRRHEVVIGKMLPYLAIVMIDCLVAAGVGVAVFNVPFNGSLTLFVLTSLVFTFAGLSIGMMASVVSSNQLLANQIVILTTMLPSLLISGFMFPLESTPRWIQMLSYVVPARYFVEICRGIMLKAQPWTELAGPTLLLLLVGLFFFSQAMLRFKKKL; translated from the coding sequence ATGAGAAGCCGCATCCCGGCGGTGGCGCGCAAGGAGACGCTGCACGTGATGCGCGACTGGCGCACGCTGGCAATGGCCTTCGCGCTGCCGATGGCGATGATCCTGCTGTTTGGTTACGGCATCAGTTTTGACATCCGCGACGTCAAGCTCGCCGTGGCTGACGAGGATTGCACCAGTCTCAGCCGCGAGCTGGTGCAAAGCTTCAGCTCCAGCGGCTACTTCAAAATTACCGCGACGCCGACCAACGCCGCCGAGCTCAACGCCGTGCTCGAGAGCAACCGCGCTCAGGTCGCACTGGCGATTCCCGAGGGGTTTGCCCGCGAGCTCGAGGCCGGGCGCGGCCAGACGATCCAACTGCTGGTCGACGGCGCGGAATCGAACACCGCCAATATCGCGTCGAGCTACGTCGAGGCGATCGTCAATCAGTTCAATACCGAGCTGATCCTCGAGCTGATGCAGCGTCGCGGAGTGCGCAATCAGGCCGTGCCGCCGATGGCCGCCCAGGTGCGCGTCTGGTTCAACCCGCTGGTCGATTCGGCCACGACAATCGTTCCCGGGCTGATCGCGGTGATCATCATCATGATCTCCTCAATGCTCACCAGCTTGACCATCGTGCGCGAGCGCGAGCAGGGGAGCCTGGAGAGCCTGTTCGCCACGCCGGTGCGCAGGCACGAGGTGGTGATCGGCAAGATGCTGCCTTACCTGGCGATCGTGATGATCGATTGCCTGGTTGCCGCGGGGGTCGGCGTGGCCGTGTTCAACGTGCCGTTCAACGGCAGCCTGACGCTGTTCGTGCTCACATCGTTGGTCTTTACCTTTGCCGGGCTGTCGATCGGGATGATGGCCAGCGTGGTTTCGTCCAATCAGCTATTGGCCAACCAGATCGTGATCCTGACCACCATGCTGCCCAGCCTTTTGATCTCGGGATTCATGTTCCCGCTGGAGTCCACGCCGCGCTGGATCCAGATGCTGTCGTACGTGGTGCCCGCGCGCTACTTCGTCGAGATCTGCCGCGGGATCATGCTCAAGGCCCAACCCTGGACCGAGCTGGCCGGGCCGACGCTGCTGCTGTTGCTGGTGGGGCTGTTCTTCTTCTCACAAGCGATGCTGCGCTTTAAGAAGAAGCTGTAG
- a CDS encoding ABC transporter permease, with product MGRILQMTRKEFIQVFRDMRMVAILFVAPILQLFIFGYAVTTDVRNISLAVMDLDHSSTSRAMVEAVVNSGYFNLAGAVENDQQIERTLVRGLADVVLVIPQGYKTDLESGRRATVQILLDGGESNSANVAMGYLGKIFAAQGMREVQGRMAALSAMAGGAQISLPIITTEVRYRFNPELRSSWYMVPGVLAMILMITVMMLSSMAITREREVGTMEQLAVTPIKPWQLLAGKMLPFAIIGMVNVTLILIVGVGHFGLPIVGSLALLYFAALTFLFATLGMGLLISTMADTQQQALFVSLLVNLPAIMLSGFMFPIENMPYSIQLLTYLNPMRYFLVIVRSIILKGAGWAVLAPQFGMLAVLGLALFWLASLRFRKTV from the coding sequence ATGGGACGCATCCTGCAGATGACGCGCAAGGAGTTCATCCAGGTCTTCCGCGACATGCGGATGGTGGCGATCCTGTTTGTCGCGCCGATTTTGCAGCTGTTTATTTTTGGCTACGCCGTAACCACCGACGTGCGCAACATCTCGCTGGCGGTGATGGATCTCGACCACAGTTCGACCAGTCGCGCGATGGTCGAGGCGGTGGTCAACTCGGGCTACTTCAACCTCGCAGGCGCGGTGGAAAACGATCAACAGATCGAGCGCACGCTGGTCCGCGGCCTGGCCGACGTGGTGCTGGTGATTCCTCAAGGCTACAAGACCGACCTGGAGAGCGGGCGCCGGGCCACGGTCCAGATTTTGCTCGACGGCGGCGAGTCCAACTCGGCCAACGTGGCCATGGGCTATCTGGGCAAGATCTTCGCTGCCCAGGGAATGCGCGAGGTCCAGGGGCGCATGGCGGCGCTCAGCGCCATGGCCGGCGGCGCGCAGATCAGCCTGCCGATCATCACCACCGAGGTGCGTTACCGCTTCAATCCCGAGCTGCGTTCGTCGTGGTACATGGTGCCCGGCGTACTGGCGATGATTCTGATGATCACCGTGATGATGCTCAGCTCGATGGCGATCACCCGCGAGCGCGAGGTGGGAACCATGGAGCAGTTGGCGGTCACGCCGATCAAGCCCTGGCAGCTGCTGGCGGGCAAGATGCTGCCGTTTGCGATTATCGGCATGGTCAACGTCACGCTGATCCTGATCGTCGGAGTAGGGCACTTCGGCCTGCCGATCGTCGGATCGCTGGCGCTACTCTACTTCGCGGCGCTGACCTTTCTGTTCGCCACACTGGGCATGGGCCTGCTGATCTCGACGATGGCCGACACCCAGCAGCAGGCGCTGTTCGTCTCGCTGCTGGTCAATCTGCCGGCGATCATGCTCTCGGGATTTATGTTCCCCATCGAGAACATGCCGTACTCGATCCAGTTGCTGACCTACTTAAATCCCATGCGCTACTTCCTGGTGATCGTGCGTTCGATCATCCTCAAGGGCGCGGGCTGGGCCGTGCTCGCCCCGCAGTTCGGCATGCTAGCGGTGCTCGGGTTGGCGCTGTTCTGGCTGGCGAGCCTGCGTTTCCGCAAGACGGTGTGA
- a CDS encoding TetR/AcrR family transcriptional regulator, with translation MSTQDNEPVSRDDKTRQRIISYCWRVISERGFRKVTIEELCAGMALSKRTFYKHFANRDALVEALLTEILLPKMQMLYVNLLSDDPVRTVIERHFDLLQTEVFPVLSLRLMSDIQDMMPELWEQAVQGRATAIELLSKTLERGQAQGVVRPEINTDVLSRVVQRIVISVADPHFVLSQGLSMQDLVTTMRQVVLNGLLVPDQDKEQKR, from the coding sequence ATGAGCACGCAGGATAACGAGCCCGTTTCCAGGGATGATAAAACGCGGCAGCGGATAATCAGCTATTGCTGGCGCGTGATCTCGGAGCGCGGGTTCCGCAAGGTTACGATCGAGGAGCTGTGCGCGGGCATGGCGCTGAGCAAGCGCACCTTCTATAAGCACTTCGCCAACCGCGATGCGTTGGTCGAGGCGCTGCTGACCGAGATCCTGTTACCCAAGATGCAGATGCTCTACGTCAACCTGCTTTCCGACGATCCGGTGCGCACGGTTATCGAGCGCCATTTCGATTTGCTGCAAACCGAGGTCTTCCCGGTGCTCTCGTTGCGGCTGATGTCCGACATCCAGGACATGATGCCCGAGCTGTGGGAGCAGGCGGTGCAGGGGCGGGCAACGGCCATCGAACTGTTGAGCAAGACTTTGGAGCGCGGTCAGGCCCAGGGCGTGGTGCGCCCCGAGATCAACACCGATGTGCTCAGCCGCGTTGTACAGCGCATTGTGATCAGCGTGGCTGACCCGCATTTCGTGCTTTCCCAGGGGCTGAGCATGCAGGACCTGGTGACCACCATGCGCCAGGTGGTGCTCAACGGCCTGCTGGTCCCTGACCAAGATAAGGAGCAGAAGCGATGA
- a CDS encoding helix-turn-helix domain-containing protein, translating to MSKKVYTTGEVAEMLGVNINTVIRWFDRGVLQGFKLPTSNERRIPISSLRRFMAQNMIPIDLMHDDTPQLRMHNRVQCSEPASLSVIQGNERYHYDATVLDISEGGVRISLTGSDGFTIPTVEYTLMLKIVDGPLSGVDAVCRIVHIKSVKAQLNISLQFADPIPQSNQRWQNFLRLKV from the coding sequence ATGTCCAAGAAAGTGTACACCACGGGCGAGGTCGCCGAGATGCTCGGCGTGAACATCAACACGGTGATTCGTTGGTTCGACCGCGGAGTGCTGCAGGGCTTCAAACTGCCCACGAGCAACGAGCGGCGGATTCCGATCTCGAGCCTGCGGCGCTTCATGGCGCAAAACATGATCCCCATCGACCTGATGCACGACGACACGCCCCAACTGCGCATGCACAACCGCGTGCAGTGCAGCGAGCCCGCGAGCCTGTCGGTGATCCAGGGCAACGAGCGCTATCATTACGACGCCACGGTGCTCGACATCTCCGAGGGCGGCGTGCGCATCTCGCTTACCGGCAGCGACGGGTTCACCATTCCCACGGTGGAATACACCCTGATGCTCAAAATCGTGGACGGCCCGCTTAGCGGCGTGGATGCGGTCTGCCGCATCGTGCACATCAAATCGGTCAAGGCCCAGCTCAACATCTCGCTGCAGTTCGCCGACCCGATCCCCCAATCCAACCAACGCTGGCAGAACTTCCTGCGGCTGAAGGTCTGA
- a CDS encoding glycosyltransferase family 39 protein: MIDKSLNLTARATILALSLIIVITIIIYSFAAVQHPLFGDEAIHSLGGRQILAGDWHLGQGTRVMKPFMVYYLLAFFQWIAGGSGLGGRCGAILAMCAGTLFLYGLGRKWFGRLPALIACAIYPLGPLVIEEQVLAKPEAFYMLFIIGAAYYASSLRPLLTGLFFSLAFCTKSQAAFFFPLVMILLYLSVTLPENSDRSRYRWYTILFRFSLGTVPPLIILVVWSAFTMIPFAWLGPELSQARYQAATALSFGYKFDYWISVSGMLLGSFLLQVLALIAVPCCFSFVLAGWAGHRYRLRDRPDLAALALFSGAVLWHILLHCMPHMPLYERYMVPHAPWLALVLAWFLVWSFNRGCSLLKLKPRLRTYASFACIAIIGLSQAWAVGWYLQDYTLPKKNNGVPEAVRYIEAHGQPDAIVFSAKSKPEFLYYTFQSTVDYECNKNDLHFLKRLIRRHRRRDMYWFLNYEERRNPLLSSRSDSEYANKWRRSFSLQQELLEPICTLELVWSDEKQHAYLYRILVNRNR; this comes from the coding sequence ATGATAGATAAATCACTAAACTTAACCGCTAGAGCAACCATACTCGCGCTGTCTTTAATTATTGTAATAACGATCATTATCTATTCTTTTGCCGCCGTCCAGCATCCTCTATTTGGGGATGAGGCCATACATAGCCTGGGCGGCCGCCAGATTCTCGCCGGCGACTGGCATCTGGGCCAAGGGACGAGGGTGATGAAGCCGTTCATGGTCTATTATTTACTGGCTTTTTTCCAGTGGATCGCGGGCGGATCGGGTCTCGGCGGCCGTTGCGGTGCGATTCTCGCCATGTGTGCCGGAACTCTGTTTTTGTACGGCTTGGGGCGCAAGTGGTTCGGTCGTTTGCCTGCGCTAATCGCCTGTGCGATCTACCCCCTTGGTCCCCTGGTTATTGAAGAGCAGGTACTGGCCAAACCAGAGGCCTTTTACATGCTCTTTATAATTGGAGCAGCCTATTATGCCTCGTCCCTGCGACCGCTGCTCACCGGCCTATTCTTTTCTCTGGCGTTTTGCACCAAATCACAGGCCGCCTTCTTCTTTCCTTTAGTGATGATTTTGCTGTATTTGTCGGTTACCTTGCCCGAGAACTCGGATAGGTCGCGCTATCGCTGGTATACCATATTGTTCCGCTTCTCCCTGGGAACCGTTCCGCCGCTGATCATTCTGGTGGTCTGGTCGGCATTCACGATGATCCCCTTTGCTTGGTTGGGCCCGGAACTAAGTCAGGCCAGATATCAAGCAGCAACCGCTTTATCTTTCGGATACAAATTCGATTATTGGATCAGCGTCAGCGGCATGCTGCTCGGTTCGTTCCTGCTGCAGGTGCTCGCTTTGATTGCCGTGCCGTGCTGTTTCTCGTTTGTACTGGCGGGCTGGGCAGGCCACCGTTATCGCTTGCGGGATCGGCCGGACTTGGCGGCCCTGGCCCTGTTCTCGGGTGCCGTACTTTGGCATATCCTGCTGCATTGCATGCCCCACATGCCGCTCTATGAGCGCTATATGGTGCCTCATGCGCCGTGGCTGGCCCTGGTCTTGGCCTGGTTTCTGGTATGGTCCTTTAATCGAGGCTGCTCGCTGCTGAAGCTCAAACCGCGACTCAGAACCTATGCCTCTTTCGCCTGCATCGCGATCATTGGCCTATCGCAGGCGTGGGCGGTGGGCTGGTATCTGCAGGATTACACCCTGCCGAAAAAGAACAACGGGGTGCCCGAAGCAGTACGTTATATCGAGGCCCACGGTCAACCGGACGCCATTGTTTTTTCAGCAAAGAGCAAGCCCGAGTTCCTTTACTATACGTTTCAGTCCACCGTAGATTACGAATGCAATAAGAACGACCTTCACTTTCTCAAACGTCTGATCAGACGCCACCGCAGGCGTGATATGTATTGGTTCTTGAACTACGAGGAGCGGCGCAATCCGCTGCTCAGCAGTCGTAGCGATTCCGAATACGCCAATAAATGGCGGCGATCGTTCAGCCTGCAGCAAGAACTACTGGAACCGATATGTACCTTGGAGCTGGTCTGGTCGGATGAAAAACAGCACGCCTACTTATATCGAATACTAGTCAATCGGAATCGCTGA